Sequence from the Elephas maximus indicus isolate mEleMax1 chromosome 13, mEleMax1 primary haplotype, whole genome shotgun sequence genome:
CAGTGACCTGCTGCAAAAGGACTgggaagccttggtggtgtagtggtcaagtgctacggctgctaaccaaaaagtcagcagttggaatccgccaggcgctccttggaaactgtacggggcagttctattctgtcctatagggtcgctgagtcggaatcgactcgacggcagtgcatGGTGGTGGGCGAAAGGAATAGAAAAGTAAGCAGAAGAGGACAAGATTGGGAAATTCAGTTCACTAGGAACATTAATTTAAAGGCAgctagtttgtttttgtttttagtggcaGTCAAGAGGGAAGCTTAGGGGTGGGAAAGATTGTTAATCCAACACCTTCATCAGTAGCTCTGAAACCCCCACTCTATTTTTGACATGTGTAATTGACGTTCCTCAAGGTTATGTAATATGTAAACAGGGTTTCGAACAGCTCATTCCTTGAGATTTGGTGAAATTAAACTCTTCCTACTAAAAAGTCTGGAGCAGAGAGTGAAGATGACTGTGTTCTGAAGAGCAAAACTGGGTGTTTTTGTGAGTTTGCGGGGAGGAGCAGGTGGAAAGAATTAACTGGGTCACTTAATTCCAAAGTGTTCCTGCTAACTGGGATCCTGGGGATCACCTCTAAACCACACTCATGAGAAATTTTACAGATGTAAAAACAGAAGCCCTGGAGGTGAAGCCTAGAACTCAGTCCAAGGGTCCTTCAACGACCCTCGGTGGACTGCAGGGCTTCCCTTTACCTGTGAAGCGGCAACCCTCTTCCCGGCCCGGAGGAGTAAACAGAAGGCTGGACCCGAGGTAGCCTCCGAATGCCTGGTTGCCTGGAGCTCTCCTCCTTTTCCGGGGGCGCCCACTTggtctctctccttcccccttagGTGCTGGGCGGGCACCTGATACGGGGTGGGCACGGCACTCGCCACGAGCCTCAGAGGCTGGGAGAAGCAAAGGTTCTTCTGGAAAACCGAAGGGACGTCAAAACAGGCCGGGGCGAAGTGGCCAGAGCAGGTGACCGAGCGGCCAATGCTCCCGTATCAACTGGCGCGGAAGCCGCACAGCCCCGTCCTTGGCGAAGCGAAGCCGCGACTTCCCAGACTTGGGGGTGTTGCCGCACTGAGCGGCCACGCAGCCGTCCGGCGTGGTAGCAGCCTCCGGTGCCGGGGTTCCCTGGCCCTCCGCACGCAGGCACGCTGCTCACGGGGCCCTGGGCGAGGCGGGTGCCCCTTCACGCGTGGACTCCACTTCGGCCTTGTTTTCTTCCCGAAACTCCGGCCACCGGAAGTGCCGAACTGGGGCCCCAAATGAGAGGGTACATGGCTCTCTAATATCTTCCTCCTCTTACTCCGTTCAGTGctttccccacccccatcccctcgCCCAAGCATGTGCCTAGAAGCAGCGGGATACAAATTTCGCGCGGGCGCGCTAAGATGGGTCCTAAAGAAGAACGGACCGGAAGTGGTGGTTGTCATAGCTATCGATGTGGCCAGCCTCTTCCCCATCTTATCCTCCTTCCCAAACTCTCGCTCTGTTTTTCTGAGGCCAGCAGAATAGCATGAGGAAGTGCTTATGCACCCAGCCTCCATAAATACAACCAGGAGCTACAACGACTGCGTTGGCCAGTGGATCTGGGAGAGGACCAGACCGGAAATGGTAGTTTCCATGGTAACACTTGAACGGGTTGCCTGGGAGATGACCCCTTTAGGTCTCTTTGAGTCTCTGCTGTAGCGTCACCTAGAAGACAGATCTAACAGATTCTGAACTGTCTCTGCCATGATTCCTGGGAAATACCGCTCTGTTTCTGGCCGGGCTGCGAACAACGTAGGTTGGGCCTCCGCTTTCTCTTTCCTCCCATTCGTATCCTTCCTGACTGGCGTCTTTGTCTAGGTGGTGGACTGTATTATTGGGACTTGGACCCCTGGGTCTACTTAAGCTATTGTCTGACTGAGGCTTGAGGCTCCTGGACTGGCCCAAGGCATTTGGGGTGGGGGGTTATATGATGGGCAGTCGAAGCCTTGTCCAGGATCTGGGCTCCCCAGAAGGTGGAGCTGGTCTGCTGTGAAGGACTCAGGTTCGTTTAAACCTTTTAATCAGTCAATTCCTCTTTTTATAATTGAGAAAAGAATTTATCATTGACAACCACTACCCACCTCCTTCACCTGTTCCACTGAGATATTATTTACTTAGACCTGAAATGGCAAGTGTGGAAAACCTGAGGTACTAAGAGGGTGAAATTACTGCcgacattttggaaaatgaatcAGAGTGATAACCTTTAATTCTTGGTTGTGACTCTACTGTTTTAAACAAATTCTCAGAACATGCTCTTTTGCCAGAAACAAACACAAAGCAAGCATCTGTTTTATTCTAATTCTTTGTTGTGTCTTTAGCTGTACCATTTTTCTTGGGAAGGGCGGATGTATGTATAGATGTGTATTTTTGttgtaaatatttaaattaagaaCAAATTTTTATAGTTTAACTTCTAAATTTCAGGTTAATTGTGGGCTTCATCTGGTTATTCAGACATCATCGCTTcctgaaaaaaacaaagtaagagtAAGCAGAATTGTATTTAAATTGAAGATAaattgttttctatctccacaaATAGCAGCGTGATTTAAAAAGTAGAGTCTAAGCTGGAAATTTTAACTATAGTCACTCTCCAGTGTagaactaatttttattttctgcctcTGTAAAGCCAGAATTAACCctcttttaaaaacataaccTCATTTCCTCAATTGCAAGAGGTAAGCTTTTTGGCAGTTAAACCTTTCTGAAATCAGGACCCTTCTTAAACAGTTGATGGTGCATCATAGTTTAATGGGGATGGTTTTTTCATAGCAGTGAATAAAATGATGATGTGTCTCACTACTGATGGCATCTTAGAATGTGGCGATTTGGGGGGACATATCTACacactggaagccctggtggggtaatggttaagtgctacggctgctaaccaaaaggtggcagctcaagtccaccaggtgctccttggaaaccccatggggaacttctactctgtcctatggggtcgctatgagtctgaattgactcgacagcaacgggtttggttttttggttttgatctaCACGTTGCATTTAGAATCGAGGGAGAAAAAATAGTTGGGAATATATAAGGAAAAATACATAAGGAAAATCAGGGGAGAAAAAATAGATGGGAACATGTTATTTAGACATGAAGATATGAGCATGAGATTTTCCTAGCTAGACAATTTGCCTATAATATCCCTGGCATTTCTAGAATCTCTAGCCTTTGAGCTTTCTTTTCAGATTTTGAAATAcacatctttttctttctctcctgtctcacCTCAACACTCAAACACCTTCCCACACCAAATAAATCATTTTGAATAAGCAGCAGTTAGCAAGGTTACCTGAAATAGTCTTTATTATAACTGCACATGATGGATTCCCACAAAGCTTTGCCTATTGATTTCAATGGACAAATCCTATTCTGTCAttacagtgtgtttctaggaactaCCTGCCTTATCCAAATTCTTTCCAAACCATTAATTTTCTCTTATGTAGATGTATGTTTTGAGAAAATACCTTTAGTTCATATAATTCATAAAGATA
This genomic interval carries:
- the THAP10 gene encoding LOW QUALITY PROTEIN: THAP domain-containing protein 10 (The sequence of the model RefSeq protein was modified relative to this genomic sequence to represent the inferred CDS: inserted 2 bases in 1 codon; substituted 1 base at 1 genomic stop codon), yielding AACLRAEGQGTPAPEAATTPDGCVAAQCGNTPKSGKSRLRFAKDGAVRLXRASXYGSIGRSVTCSGHFAPACFDVPSVFQKNLCFSQPLRLVASAVPTPYQVPAQHLRGKERDQVGAPGKGGELQATRHSEATSGPAFCLLLRAGKRVAASQVKQYTDKSTNLKERVH